Proteins found in one Pelmatolapia mariae isolate MD_Pm_ZW linkage group LG7, Pm_UMD_F_2, whole genome shotgun sequence genomic segment:
- the add1 gene encoding alpha-adducin isoform X10 → MTKGKQQIGKEKVKNTKVLDFRKSGTNAIAKIAMSTSAVSSLNRVWSFLTRGRRGQPRMNGESGAGVVTAPPPTTAPHKERYFDRVDESSPEYQRERNMAPDLRQDFNMMEQRKRVSMILQSPAFCEELETMIQDQLKKGKTPTSLLALQQIADFMTTSMPSMYPAAPQGGMAALNMSLGMVTPVNDLRGSDSISYDKGEKLLRCKLAAFYRLADLFGWSELIYNHLTVRVNSDQERFLIVPFGLLYSEVTASSLVKINLQGEIVDRGSTNLGVNQAGFTLHSAIYAARPDVKCIVHIHTPAGAAVSAMKCGLLPISPEALSLGEVAYHDYYGILVDEEESTLIQRNLGPKSKVLILRNHGLVSVGETVEDAFYYIHNLVTACEIQVRTLASAGGPDNLVMLDPGKYKSRPQVPEPAGDGSSTHPKWQVGEQEFEALMRMLDNLGYRTGYPYRCPALRDKGKKYSDVEMASSAHGGYSYGEDSDSGARSPLKHSFQRGQRDKTRWLNASGRPDEPSEDGADGSSPKSKPKVWTNITHDHVKPLLQSLSSGVCVPSCITNCLWTKEDGLRQAAAVNQFIPLNTNPKEVLEMRNKIREQNLQDIKTAGPQSQVLCASTVVERSFNQGELVTASKAIIEKEYQPKVIVSKQGPNPFTKLTDQELEEYRREVEFKQKGGEVQGRSMSRGGSASAVPSPAPQTAQMGQASSPPPSAADSSSLEKAQPTAATPASEHGSSSVGGGEPSQSGADSAGTVADDVFSTADEVFSAPDSPHKDFHCAVLRALSKEPSVVDAAKAGQAPDPGQLVESENEPKDPKPTSTPPSTPIRAEEGDGNSKEYLLP, encoded by the exons ATGACAAAAGGAAAGCAACAGATAGGAAAAGAAAAGGTGAAGAACACAAAAGTGCTTGATTTTAGGAAATCGGGGACGAATGCCATTGCAAAGATAGCCATGTCAACCTCAGCTGTCTCCTCTTTGAACAGAGTCTGGAGTTTCCTTACACGTGGAAGAC GAGGCCAGCCCAGGATGAACGGCGAGTCAGGTGCCGGGGTGGTGACAGCCCCCCCTCCCACCACAGCCCCCCACAAGGAGCGATATTTTGACCGGGTAGATGAGAGCAGTCCAGAGTACCAGAGGGAGAGGAACATGGCACCGGACCTGCGACAGGACTTCAACATGATGGAGCAGAGGAAGAGGGTCTCCATGATCCTACAGAGCCCC GCCTTTTGCGAGGAGCTAGAGACGATGATCCAGGATCAGCTGAAGAAGGGAAAGACGCCCACAAGCCTATTGGCTCTGCAGCAGATCGCAGATTTCATGACCACCAGTATGCCTTCCATGTACCCTGCAGCACCACAAGGAGGCATGGCGGCACTCAATATGA GTTTGGGAATGGTGACTCCAGTCAATGATCTGCGTGGCTCTGACTCCATCTCCTACGACAAGGGCGAGAAGCTGCTGCGCTGCAAGTTGGCTGCCTTTTATCGGCTGGCTGACTTGTTTGGCTGGTCTGAGCTCATCTACAACCACCTCACA GTCAGAGTGAATTCAGACCAGGAGCGCTTCCTTATTGTTCCCTTTGGGCTCCTTTACAGTGAAGTCACTGCCTCCAGTTTG GTGAAGATTAATCTCCAAGGTGAAATAGTAGACCGTGGCAGCACCAACCTTGGAGTCAACCAGGCCGGTTTCACTCTCCACTCTGCCATCTATGCTGCACGTCCTGATGTCAAGTGTATCGtacatatacatacacctgCAGGGGCAGCG gTGTCGGCCATGAAATGCGGACTGTTACCCATCTCTCCTGAGGCCCTATCCCTGGGTGAGGTGGCCTACCATGACTACTACGGCATCCTCGTGGATGAGGAAGAAAGTACTCTTATACAGAGAAACCTTGGCCCTAAAAGCAAG GTGTTGATTCTTAGGAACCATGGCTTGGTGTCAGTAGGTGAAACAGTGGAGGACGCTTTCTATTACATCCACAATCTGGTCACTGCCTGTGAGATCCAG GTACGAACACTGGCCAGCGCTGGAGGGCCAGATAATCTGGTGATGCTGGACCCTGGGAAATACAAGTCACGCCCACAGGTCCCTGAGCCAGCTGGTGACGGGTCCTCAACCCATCCCAAGTGGCAAGTCGGGGAGCAGGAGTTTGAAGCCCTCATGAGAATGCTCGACAACTTG GGCTACAGAACGGGCTATCCTTACCGCTGCCCAGCCTTGCGAGACAAAGGTAAAAAGTACAGTGATGTGGAGATGGCCTCCTCCGCCCACGGTGGTTACTCATATGGGGAGGACAGTGACTCAGGTGCTCGCTCCCCATTGAAACACAGCTTCCAGCGCGGCCAGCGCGACAAGACCCGCTGGCTAAATGCCAGTGGCCGCCCCGATGAGCCCTCTGAGGACGGGGCCGACGGCAGCAGCCCCAAGTCGAAGCCTAAGGTGTGGACGAACATAACACATGATCACGTCAAACCCTTGCTGCAGTCTCTCTCGTCCGGTGTCTGCGTGCCAAGCTGTATAACCAACTGCTTG TGGACAAAGGaagatgggctccgccaggctGCTGCAGTCAATCAGTTCATCCCACTGAACACCAACCCAAAGGAAGTCCTGGAAATGAGGAATAAG ATCCGGGAGCAGAACCTGCAGGACATAAAGACAGCAGGGCCCCAGTCTCAGGTTCTGTGTGCCAGCACTGTGGTCGAACGCTCCTTTAACCAG GGTGAACTGGTGACTGCATCCAAGGCAATCATCGAAAAGGAGTATCAGCCCAAGGTTATCGTCAGCAAGCAGGGGCCCAACCCCTTCACCAAACTCACCGACCAGGAGCTGGAGGAGTACCGCAGGGAGGTGGAGTTTAAACAGAAAGGAGGTGAAG TGCAGGGTCGATCCATGAGTAGGGGGGGATCAGCCTCTGCTGTACCCAGCCCGGCGCCTCAAACGGCACAGATGGGTCAAGCCTCATCACCTCCACCGTCTGCAGCTGACTCCTCCAGCTTAGAGAAAGCCCAGCCTACAGCTGCCACCCCAGCCTCTGAGCACGGCTCCTCTTCTGTCGGCGGAGGTGAGCCATCTCAGAGCGGAGCAGACTCTGCAGGAACAGTGGCAGACGATGTTTTTTCGACTGCAGACGAGGTTTTTTCAGCCCCAGATTCTCCACATAAGGACTTCCACTGTGCTGTGCTGCGAGCCCTCAGCAAGGAGCCTTCGGTGGTAGATGCAGCTAAGGCAGGTCAGGCTCCAG ATCCAGGGCAGCTTGTAGAGTCTGAGAACGAGCCTAAAGACCCCAAACCCACATCCACACCACCCAGCACCCCAATCAGAGCAGAGGAAG GAGATGGAAATTCAAAAGAGTACCTGTTACCATAG
- the add1 gene encoding alpha-adducin isoform X1: MTKGKQQIGKEKVKNTKVLDFRKSGTNAIAKIAMSTSAVSSLNRVWSFLTRGRRGQPRMNGESGAGVVTAPPPTTAPHKERYFDRVDESSPEYQRERNMAPDLRQDFNMMEQRKRVSMILQSPAFCEELETMIQDQLKKGKTPTSLLALQQIADFMTTSMPSMYPAAPQGGMAALNMSLGMVTPVNDLRGSDSISYDKGEKLLRCKLAAFYRLADLFGWSELIYNHLTVRVNSDQERFLIVPFGLLYSEVTASSLVKINLQGEIVDRGSTNLGVNQAGFTLHSAIYAARPDVKCIVHIHTPAGAAVSAMKCGLLPISPEALSLGEVAYHDYYGILVDEEESTLIQRNLGPKSKVLILRNHGLVSVGETVEDAFYYIHNLVTACEIQVRTLASAGGPDNLVMLDPGKYKSRPQVPEPAGDGSSTHPKWQVGEQEFEALMRMLDNLGYRTGYPYRCPALRDKGKKYSDVEMASSAHGGYSYGEDSDSGARSPLKHSFQRGQRDKTRWLNASGRPDEPSEDGADGSSPKSKPKVWTNITHDHVKPLLQSLSSGVCVPSCITNCLWTKEDGLRQAAAVNQFIPLNTNPKEVLEMRNKIREQNLQDIKTAGPQSQVLCASTVVERSFNQGELVTASKAIIEKEYQPKVIVSKQGPNPFTKLTDQELEEYRREVEFKQKGGEVQGRSMSRGGSASAVPSPAPQTAQMGQASSPPPSAADSSSLEKAQPTAATPASEHGSSSVGGGEPSQSGADSAGTVADDVFSTADEVFSAPDSPHKDFHCAVLRALSKEPSVVDAAKAGQAPDPGQLVESENEPKDPKPTSTPPSTPIRAEEESLPEQTFKDESDAATLRQTLPDLTPDDPSDAPALPAEDSTPATADTAEGEEAADAGDQEGDESPSKSPSKKKKKFRTPSFLKKNKKKSES, encoded by the exons ATGACAAAAGGAAAGCAACAGATAGGAAAAGAAAAGGTGAAGAACACAAAAGTGCTTGATTTTAGGAAATCGGGGACGAATGCCATTGCAAAGATAGCCATGTCAACCTCAGCTGTCTCCTCTTTGAACAGAGTCTGGAGTTTCCTTACACGTGGAAGAC GAGGCCAGCCCAGGATGAACGGCGAGTCAGGTGCCGGGGTGGTGACAGCCCCCCCTCCCACCACAGCCCCCCACAAGGAGCGATATTTTGACCGGGTAGATGAGAGCAGTCCAGAGTACCAGAGGGAGAGGAACATGGCACCGGACCTGCGACAGGACTTCAACATGATGGAGCAGAGGAAGAGGGTCTCCATGATCCTACAGAGCCCC GCCTTTTGCGAGGAGCTAGAGACGATGATCCAGGATCAGCTGAAGAAGGGAAAGACGCCCACAAGCCTATTGGCTCTGCAGCAGATCGCAGATTTCATGACCACCAGTATGCCTTCCATGTACCCTGCAGCACCACAAGGAGGCATGGCGGCACTCAATATGA GTTTGGGAATGGTGACTCCAGTCAATGATCTGCGTGGCTCTGACTCCATCTCCTACGACAAGGGCGAGAAGCTGCTGCGCTGCAAGTTGGCTGCCTTTTATCGGCTGGCTGACTTGTTTGGCTGGTCTGAGCTCATCTACAACCACCTCACA GTCAGAGTGAATTCAGACCAGGAGCGCTTCCTTATTGTTCCCTTTGGGCTCCTTTACAGTGAAGTCACTGCCTCCAGTTTG GTGAAGATTAATCTCCAAGGTGAAATAGTAGACCGTGGCAGCACCAACCTTGGAGTCAACCAGGCCGGTTTCACTCTCCACTCTGCCATCTATGCTGCACGTCCTGATGTCAAGTGTATCGtacatatacatacacctgCAGGGGCAGCG gTGTCGGCCATGAAATGCGGACTGTTACCCATCTCTCCTGAGGCCCTATCCCTGGGTGAGGTGGCCTACCATGACTACTACGGCATCCTCGTGGATGAGGAAGAAAGTACTCTTATACAGAGAAACCTTGGCCCTAAAAGCAAG GTGTTGATTCTTAGGAACCATGGCTTGGTGTCAGTAGGTGAAACAGTGGAGGACGCTTTCTATTACATCCACAATCTGGTCACTGCCTGTGAGATCCAG GTACGAACACTGGCCAGCGCTGGAGGGCCAGATAATCTGGTGATGCTGGACCCTGGGAAATACAAGTCACGCCCACAGGTCCCTGAGCCAGCTGGTGACGGGTCCTCAACCCATCCCAAGTGGCAAGTCGGGGAGCAGGAGTTTGAAGCCCTCATGAGAATGCTCGACAACTTG GGCTACAGAACGGGCTATCCTTACCGCTGCCCAGCCTTGCGAGACAAAGGTAAAAAGTACAGTGATGTGGAGATGGCCTCCTCCGCCCACGGTGGTTACTCATATGGGGAGGACAGTGACTCAGGTGCTCGCTCCCCATTGAAACACAGCTTCCAGCGCGGCCAGCGCGACAAGACCCGCTGGCTAAATGCCAGTGGCCGCCCCGATGAGCCCTCTGAGGACGGGGCCGACGGCAGCAGCCCCAAGTCGAAGCCTAAGGTGTGGACGAACATAACACATGATCACGTCAAACCCTTGCTGCAGTCTCTCTCGTCCGGTGTCTGCGTGCCAAGCTGTATAACCAACTGCTTG TGGACAAAGGaagatgggctccgccaggctGCTGCAGTCAATCAGTTCATCCCACTGAACACCAACCCAAAGGAAGTCCTGGAAATGAGGAATAAG ATCCGGGAGCAGAACCTGCAGGACATAAAGACAGCAGGGCCCCAGTCTCAGGTTCTGTGTGCCAGCACTGTGGTCGAACGCTCCTTTAACCAG GGTGAACTGGTGACTGCATCCAAGGCAATCATCGAAAAGGAGTATCAGCCCAAGGTTATCGTCAGCAAGCAGGGGCCCAACCCCTTCACCAAACTCACCGACCAGGAGCTGGAGGAGTACCGCAGGGAGGTGGAGTTTAAACAGAAAGGAGGTGAAG TGCAGGGTCGATCCATGAGTAGGGGGGGATCAGCCTCTGCTGTACCCAGCCCGGCGCCTCAAACGGCACAGATGGGTCAAGCCTCATCACCTCCACCGTCTGCAGCTGACTCCTCCAGCTTAGAGAAAGCCCAGCCTACAGCTGCCACCCCAGCCTCTGAGCACGGCTCCTCTTCTGTCGGCGGAGGTGAGCCATCTCAGAGCGGAGCAGACTCTGCAGGAACAGTGGCAGACGATGTTTTTTCGACTGCAGACGAGGTTTTTTCAGCCCCAGATTCTCCACATAAGGACTTCCACTGTGCTGTGCTGCGAGCCCTCAGCAAGGAGCCTTCGGTGGTAGATGCAGCTAAGGCAGGTCAGGCTCCAG ATCCAGGGCAGCTTGTAGAGTCTGAGAACGAGCCTAAAGACCCCAAACCCACATCCACACCACCCAGCACCCCAATCAGAGCAGAGGAAG AGTCCTTGCCAGAACAAACCTTTAAGGATGAGAGTGACGCAGCCACCCTGAGACAGACCCTTCCAGATTTAACACCTGATGACCCTTCAGATGCTCCAGCGCTTCCTGCCGAAGACTCCACCCCCGCCACTGCCGACACAGCCGAGGGGGAGGAAGCCGCTGATGCCGGAGACCAGGAGGGTGACGAGTCTCCCAGCAAGTCCCcctccaaaaagaaaaagaagtttcGCACTCCTTCCTtcctaaagaaaaacaaaaaaaagtctgagTCCTAG
- the add1 gene encoding alpha-adducin isoform X11 yields MTKGKQQIGKEKVKNTKVLDFRKSGTNAIAKIAMSTSAVSSLNRVWSFLTRGRRGQPRMNGESGAGVVTAPPPTTAPHKERYFDRVDESSPEYQRERNMAPDLRQDFNMMEQRKRVSMILQSPAFCEELETMIQDQLKKGKTPTSLLALQQIADFMTTSMPSMYPAAPQGGMAALNMSLGMVTPVNDLRGSDSISYDKGEKLLRCKLAAFYRLADLFGWSELIYNHLTVRVNSDQERFLIVPFGLLYSEVTASSLVKINLQGEIVDRGSTNLGVNQAGFTLHSAIYAARPDVKCIVHIHTPAGAAVSAMKCGLLPISPEALSLGEVAYHDYYGILVDEEESTLIQRNLGPKSKVLILRNHGLVSVGETVEDAFYYIHNLVTACEIQVRTLASAGGPDNLVMLDPGKYKSRPQVPEPAGDGSSTHPKWQVGEQEFEALMRMLDNLGYRTGYPYRCPALRDKGKKYSDVEMASSAHGGYSYGEDSDSGARSPLKHSFQRGQRDKTRWLNASGRPDEPSEDGADGSSPKSKPKVWTNITHDHVKPLLQSLSSGVCVPSCITNCLWTKEDGLRQAAAVNQFIPLNTNPKEVLEMRNKIREQNLQDIKTAGPQSQVLCASTVVERSFNQGELVTASKAIIEKEYQPKVIVSKQGPNPFTKLTDQELEEYRREVEFKQKGGEVQGRSMSRGGSASAVPSPAPQTAQMGQASSPPPSAADSSSLEKAQPTAATPASEHGSSSVGGGEPSQSGADSAGTVADDVFSTADEVFSAPDSPHKDFHCAVLRALSKEPSVVDAAKADPGQLVESENEPKDPKPTSTPPSTPIRAEEGDGNSKEYLLP; encoded by the exons ATGACAAAAGGAAAGCAACAGATAGGAAAAGAAAAGGTGAAGAACACAAAAGTGCTTGATTTTAGGAAATCGGGGACGAATGCCATTGCAAAGATAGCCATGTCAACCTCAGCTGTCTCCTCTTTGAACAGAGTCTGGAGTTTCCTTACACGTGGAAGAC GAGGCCAGCCCAGGATGAACGGCGAGTCAGGTGCCGGGGTGGTGACAGCCCCCCCTCCCACCACAGCCCCCCACAAGGAGCGATATTTTGACCGGGTAGATGAGAGCAGTCCAGAGTACCAGAGGGAGAGGAACATGGCACCGGACCTGCGACAGGACTTCAACATGATGGAGCAGAGGAAGAGGGTCTCCATGATCCTACAGAGCCCC GCCTTTTGCGAGGAGCTAGAGACGATGATCCAGGATCAGCTGAAGAAGGGAAAGACGCCCACAAGCCTATTGGCTCTGCAGCAGATCGCAGATTTCATGACCACCAGTATGCCTTCCATGTACCCTGCAGCACCACAAGGAGGCATGGCGGCACTCAATATGA GTTTGGGAATGGTGACTCCAGTCAATGATCTGCGTGGCTCTGACTCCATCTCCTACGACAAGGGCGAGAAGCTGCTGCGCTGCAAGTTGGCTGCCTTTTATCGGCTGGCTGACTTGTTTGGCTGGTCTGAGCTCATCTACAACCACCTCACA GTCAGAGTGAATTCAGACCAGGAGCGCTTCCTTATTGTTCCCTTTGGGCTCCTTTACAGTGAAGTCACTGCCTCCAGTTTG GTGAAGATTAATCTCCAAGGTGAAATAGTAGACCGTGGCAGCACCAACCTTGGAGTCAACCAGGCCGGTTTCACTCTCCACTCTGCCATCTATGCTGCACGTCCTGATGTCAAGTGTATCGtacatatacatacacctgCAGGGGCAGCG gTGTCGGCCATGAAATGCGGACTGTTACCCATCTCTCCTGAGGCCCTATCCCTGGGTGAGGTGGCCTACCATGACTACTACGGCATCCTCGTGGATGAGGAAGAAAGTACTCTTATACAGAGAAACCTTGGCCCTAAAAGCAAG GTGTTGATTCTTAGGAACCATGGCTTGGTGTCAGTAGGTGAAACAGTGGAGGACGCTTTCTATTACATCCACAATCTGGTCACTGCCTGTGAGATCCAG GTACGAACACTGGCCAGCGCTGGAGGGCCAGATAATCTGGTGATGCTGGACCCTGGGAAATACAAGTCACGCCCACAGGTCCCTGAGCCAGCTGGTGACGGGTCCTCAACCCATCCCAAGTGGCAAGTCGGGGAGCAGGAGTTTGAAGCCCTCATGAGAATGCTCGACAACTTG GGCTACAGAACGGGCTATCCTTACCGCTGCCCAGCCTTGCGAGACAAAGGTAAAAAGTACAGTGATGTGGAGATGGCCTCCTCCGCCCACGGTGGTTACTCATATGGGGAGGACAGTGACTCAGGTGCTCGCTCCCCATTGAAACACAGCTTCCAGCGCGGCCAGCGCGACAAGACCCGCTGGCTAAATGCCAGTGGCCGCCCCGATGAGCCCTCTGAGGACGGGGCCGACGGCAGCAGCCCCAAGTCGAAGCCTAAGGTGTGGACGAACATAACACATGATCACGTCAAACCCTTGCTGCAGTCTCTCTCGTCCGGTGTCTGCGTGCCAAGCTGTATAACCAACTGCTTG TGGACAAAGGaagatgggctccgccaggctGCTGCAGTCAATCAGTTCATCCCACTGAACACCAACCCAAAGGAAGTCCTGGAAATGAGGAATAAG ATCCGGGAGCAGAACCTGCAGGACATAAAGACAGCAGGGCCCCAGTCTCAGGTTCTGTGTGCCAGCACTGTGGTCGAACGCTCCTTTAACCAG GGTGAACTGGTGACTGCATCCAAGGCAATCATCGAAAAGGAGTATCAGCCCAAGGTTATCGTCAGCAAGCAGGGGCCCAACCCCTTCACCAAACTCACCGACCAGGAGCTGGAGGAGTACCGCAGGGAGGTGGAGTTTAAACAGAAAGGAGGTGAAG TGCAGGGTCGATCCATGAGTAGGGGGGGATCAGCCTCTGCTGTACCCAGCCCGGCGCCTCAAACGGCACAGATGGGTCAAGCCTCATCACCTCCACCGTCTGCAGCTGACTCCTCCAGCTTAGAGAAAGCCCAGCCTACAGCTGCCACCCCAGCCTCTGAGCACGGCTCCTCTTCTGTCGGCGGAGGTGAGCCATCTCAGAGCGGAGCAGACTCTGCAGGAACAGTGGCAGACGATGTTTTTTCGACTGCAGACGAGGTTTTTTCAGCCCCAGATTCTCCACATAAGGACTTCCACTGTGCTGTGCTGCGAGCCCTCAGCAAGGAGCCTTCGGTGGTAGATGCAGCTAAGGCAG ATCCAGGGCAGCTTGTAGAGTCTGAGAACGAGCCTAAAGACCCCAAACCCACATCCACACCACCCAGCACCCCAATCAGAGCAGAGGAAG GAGATGGAAATTCAAAAGAGTACCTGTTACCATA A
- the add1 gene encoding alpha-adducin isoform X12, which translates to MTKGKQQIGKEKVKNTKVLDFRKSGTNAIAKIAMSTSAVSSLNRVWSFLTRGRRGQPRMNGESGAGVVTAPPPTTAPHKERYFDRVDESSPEYQRERNMAPDLRQDFNMMEQRKRVSMILQSPAFCEELETMIQDQLKKGKTPTSLLALQQIADFMTTSMPSMYPAAPQGGMAALNMSLGMVTPVNDLRGSDSISYDKGEKLLRCKLAAFYRLADLFGWSELIYNHLTVRVNSDQERFLIVPFGLLYSEVTASSLVKINLQGEIVDRGSTNLGVNQAGFTLHSAIYAARPDVKCIVHIHTPAGAAVSAMKCGLLPISPEALSLGEVAYHDYYGILVDEEESTLIQRNLGPKSKVLILRNHGLVSVGETVEDAFYYIHNLVTACEIQVRTLASAGGPDNLVMLDPGKYKSRPQVPEPAGDGSSTHPKWQVGEQEFEALMRMLDNLGYRTGYPYRCPALRDKGKKYSDVEMASSAHGGYSYGEDSDSGARSPLKHSFQRGQRDKTRWLNASGRPDEPSEDGADGSSPKSKPKVWTNITHDHVKPLLQSLSSGVCVPSCITNCLWTKEDGLRQAAAVNQFIPLNTNPKEVLEMRNKIREQNLQDIKTAGPQSQVLCASTVVERSFNQGELVTASKAIIEKEYQPKVIVSKQGPNPFTKLTDQELEEYRREVEFKQKGGEDPGQLVESENEPKDPKPTSTPPSTPIRAEEESLPEQTFKDESDAATLRQTLPDLTPDDPSDAPALPAEDSTPATADTAEGEEAADAGDQEGDESPSKSPSKKKKKFRTPSFLKKNKKKSES; encoded by the exons ATGACAAAAGGAAAGCAACAGATAGGAAAAGAAAAGGTGAAGAACACAAAAGTGCTTGATTTTAGGAAATCGGGGACGAATGCCATTGCAAAGATAGCCATGTCAACCTCAGCTGTCTCCTCTTTGAACAGAGTCTGGAGTTTCCTTACACGTGGAAGAC GAGGCCAGCCCAGGATGAACGGCGAGTCAGGTGCCGGGGTGGTGACAGCCCCCCCTCCCACCACAGCCCCCCACAAGGAGCGATATTTTGACCGGGTAGATGAGAGCAGTCCAGAGTACCAGAGGGAGAGGAACATGGCACCGGACCTGCGACAGGACTTCAACATGATGGAGCAGAGGAAGAGGGTCTCCATGATCCTACAGAGCCCC GCCTTTTGCGAGGAGCTAGAGACGATGATCCAGGATCAGCTGAAGAAGGGAAAGACGCCCACAAGCCTATTGGCTCTGCAGCAGATCGCAGATTTCATGACCACCAGTATGCCTTCCATGTACCCTGCAGCACCACAAGGAGGCATGGCGGCACTCAATATGA GTTTGGGAATGGTGACTCCAGTCAATGATCTGCGTGGCTCTGACTCCATCTCCTACGACAAGGGCGAGAAGCTGCTGCGCTGCAAGTTGGCTGCCTTTTATCGGCTGGCTGACTTGTTTGGCTGGTCTGAGCTCATCTACAACCACCTCACA GTCAGAGTGAATTCAGACCAGGAGCGCTTCCTTATTGTTCCCTTTGGGCTCCTTTACAGTGAAGTCACTGCCTCCAGTTTG GTGAAGATTAATCTCCAAGGTGAAATAGTAGACCGTGGCAGCACCAACCTTGGAGTCAACCAGGCCGGTTTCACTCTCCACTCTGCCATCTATGCTGCACGTCCTGATGTCAAGTGTATCGtacatatacatacacctgCAGGGGCAGCG gTGTCGGCCATGAAATGCGGACTGTTACCCATCTCTCCTGAGGCCCTATCCCTGGGTGAGGTGGCCTACCATGACTACTACGGCATCCTCGTGGATGAGGAAGAAAGTACTCTTATACAGAGAAACCTTGGCCCTAAAAGCAAG GTGTTGATTCTTAGGAACCATGGCTTGGTGTCAGTAGGTGAAACAGTGGAGGACGCTTTCTATTACATCCACAATCTGGTCACTGCCTGTGAGATCCAG GTACGAACACTGGCCAGCGCTGGAGGGCCAGATAATCTGGTGATGCTGGACCCTGGGAAATACAAGTCACGCCCACAGGTCCCTGAGCCAGCTGGTGACGGGTCCTCAACCCATCCCAAGTGGCAAGTCGGGGAGCAGGAGTTTGAAGCCCTCATGAGAATGCTCGACAACTTG GGCTACAGAACGGGCTATCCTTACCGCTGCCCAGCCTTGCGAGACAAAGGTAAAAAGTACAGTGATGTGGAGATGGCCTCCTCCGCCCACGGTGGTTACTCATATGGGGAGGACAGTGACTCAGGTGCTCGCTCCCCATTGAAACACAGCTTCCAGCGCGGCCAGCGCGACAAGACCCGCTGGCTAAATGCCAGTGGCCGCCCCGATGAGCCCTCTGAGGACGGGGCCGACGGCAGCAGCCCCAAGTCGAAGCCTAAGGTGTGGACGAACATAACACATGATCACGTCAAACCCTTGCTGCAGTCTCTCTCGTCCGGTGTCTGCGTGCCAAGCTGTATAACCAACTGCTTG TGGACAAAGGaagatgggctccgccaggctGCTGCAGTCAATCAGTTCATCCCACTGAACACCAACCCAAAGGAAGTCCTGGAAATGAGGAATAAG ATCCGGGAGCAGAACCTGCAGGACATAAAGACAGCAGGGCCCCAGTCTCAGGTTCTGTGTGCCAGCACTGTGGTCGAACGCTCCTTTAACCAG GGTGAACTGGTGACTGCATCCAAGGCAATCATCGAAAAGGAGTATCAGCCCAAGGTTATCGTCAGCAAGCAGGGGCCCAACCCCTTCACCAAACTCACCGACCAGGAGCTGGAGGAGTACCGCAGGGAGGTGGAGTTTAAACAGAAAGGAGGTGAAG ATCCAGGGCAGCTTGTAGAGTCTGAGAACGAGCCTAAAGACCCCAAACCCACATCCACACCACCCAGCACCCCAATCAGAGCAGAGGAAG AGTCCTTGCCAGAACAAACCTTTAAGGATGAGAGTGACGCAGCCACCCTGAGACAGACCCTTCCAGATTTAACACCTGATGACCCTTCAGATGCTCCAGCGCTTCCTGCCGAAGACTCCACCCCCGCCACTGCCGACACAGCCGAGGGGGAGGAAGCCGCTGATGCCGGAGACCAGGAGGGTGACGAGTCTCCCAGCAAGTCCCcctccaaaaagaaaaagaagtttcGCACTCCTTCCTtcctaaagaaaaacaaaaaaaagtctgagTCCTAG